The following coding sequences are from one Formosa haliotis window:
- the metF gene encoding methylenetetrahydrofolate reductase [NAD(P)H], giving the protein MKVTDHIKQANGKTLFSFEVIPPQKGKNIQDLYNNIDPLMEFKPPFIDVTTSREEYVYVDKGNGLLDKRITRMRPGTVGICASIMHKYQVDAIPHLLCGGFTKEETEYVLVDCHYLGLDNVVALRGDARKDESYFKPTDGGNHYASELVTQISNLNKGKYLHDDIKVEHNYDFCIGVAGYPEKHMESPSLNTDLKRLKEKVDAGADYVVTQMFFDNQKYFDFVEKARAIGITIPIIPGIKPLAVKRHLQVLPQVFKIDLPEDLIDAVEACKDNKAVRQVGIEFAIQQSKELKAAGVPFLHYYSMGKSDNIKAIASALF; this is encoded by the coding sequence ATGAAAGTTACAGATCACATAAAACAAGCTAACGGAAAAACGTTATTTTCTTTCGAAGTTATTCCGCCGCAAAAGGGTAAAAATATTCAAGATTTATATAATAACATAGATCCGTTAATGGAATTTAAACCTCCTTTTATAGATGTAACCACTTCCAGAGAAGAGTATGTGTATGTGGATAAAGGTAACGGCCTTTTAGATAAACGTATTACCAGAATGCGTCCTGGAACTGTTGGTATTTGCGCTTCAATTATGCATAAATATCAAGTAGATGCCATTCCGCATTTATTGTGTGGAGGGTTTACCAAAGAAGAAACCGAGTATGTTTTAGTGGATTGTCATTATTTAGGACTCGATAATGTTGTGGCGCTTCGTGGCGATGCTCGTAAGGACGAATCTTACTTTAAACCTACCGATGGCGGGAATCATTACGCCAGCGAATTGGTAACACAAATTTCAAATTTGAATAAAGGAAAGTACCTTCACGACGATATTAAAGTAGAGCATAATTACGATTTCTGTATTGGCGTAGCGGGCTATCCAGAAAAGCATATGGAATCTCCTTCTTTAAACACCGATTTAAAACGTTTAAAAGAAAAAGTAGATGCTGGAGCAGATTATGTGGTTACTCAGATGTTTTTCGACAATCAAAAATATTTCGATTTTGTAGAAAAAGCTCGTGCTATTGGTATAACCATCCCTATTATTCCGGGTATAAAACCATTAGCAGTGAAGCGTCATTTACAAGTTTTACCACAGGTGTTTAAAATAGATTTACCCGAAGATTTAATAGATGCTGTAGAAGCATGCAAAGACAATAAAGCAGTTAGACAAGTTGGTATTGAGTTTGCTATTCAGCAATCTAAAGAATTAAAAGCAGCAGGTGTACCTTTTCTACATTATTATTCTATGGGGAAAAGCGATAATATAAAAGCGATTGCGTCTGCACTATTTTAA
- the metH gene encoding methionine synthase, with product MMDNEANNEQHTTNNKPKYLSLSGLEPLVVTPESNFINVGERTNVTGSRKFLRLIKEEKFDEALDVARDQVEGGAQIIDVNMDEGMLDGKEAMVTFLNLIASEPDIARVPIMIDSSKWEIIEAGLQVVQGKSVVNSISLKEGEAAFIHHAKLVKRYGAAMVVMAFDEDGQADTYQRRIDICKRSYDILVDKVGFPPQDIIFDPNIFPVATGMEEHRLNALDFFNATKWIRENLPYANVSGGVSNVSFSFRGNTVVREAINSAFLYHAIKHGMNIGIVNPTMLEVYDEIPKDLLELVEDVLFDRKDDATERLLEFSETVKGDKKVDEAKVLEWRSHALQDRITHALVKGIDSFIIEDVEQARQESKKPIEVIEGHLMIGMNVVGDLFGSGKMFLPQVVKSARVMKKAVAYLQPFIEAEKDGKQEFAGKILMATVKGDVHDIGKNIVSVVLGCNNYEIVDLGVMVPPEKIIETAKAENVDAIGLSGLITPSLDEMVYLSKEMEKQKFTIPLLIGGATTSRAHSAVKIAPNYTHVVVHVNDASRAVTVVGNLLQEDSKIYKEQIREEYEKFREQFLKRGKKKNFVTIEDARKRKFKIDWNTSEITKPKDLGVQVIQDFDLEKLEDFIDWSPFFRSWDLHGKYPDILEDEVVGPQAKELFADAKILLKRVLDEKLLGAKAIFGLFPANTVNDDDIEIYDEDGKVKVTFLTLRQQLDKREGVPNFALADFIAPKDSGVQDYMGCFCVSTGFGTAELAKQFEANHDDYNSIMIKAIADRLAEAFAEYLHKEIRTNHWGYDTNEQLSNEELIKESYKGIRPAPGYPACPDHLEKKTIWKLLKVKEEIGVEITDSLAMWPAASVSGYYFANKEAKYFGLGKITQDQLVDYAKRRGISNEVAEKWLSPTLAD from the coding sequence AAGCCAATAACGAACAACATACAACGAACAACAAACCTAAATATTTAAGTCTTTCAGGATTGGAACCTTTAGTGGTTACTCCGGAAAGTAATTTTATAAATGTAGGAGAGCGAACCAATGTAACGGGTTCTAGAAAATTTTTACGCTTAATAAAAGAAGAAAAATTCGATGAAGCCTTAGATGTTGCTAGAGACCAAGTAGAAGGCGGGGCGCAAATTATCGATGTTAATATGGATGAAGGAATGCTAGATGGTAAAGAAGCCATGGTAACATTCCTGAATTTAATAGCATCTGAGCCAGATATTGCTCGTGTGCCTATTATGATTGATAGCTCGAAATGGGAAATTATAGAAGCAGGTTTACAGGTTGTTCAAGGTAAATCGGTCGTGAATTCCATCAGTTTAAAAGAAGGTGAAGCAGCTTTTATTCATCATGCTAAATTGGTGAAACGCTACGGTGCCGCTATGGTGGTTATGGCTTTCGATGAAGATGGTCAGGCCGATACCTATCAGCGTCGTATCGATATTTGTAAACGCTCGTACGATATATTGGTCGATAAAGTTGGGTTCCCACCGCAGGATATTATTTTCGATCCTAACATATTTCCTGTAGCTACGGGTATGGAAGAACACCGATTAAATGCTTTAGATTTCTTTAATGCTACAAAGTGGATTCGAGAAAATCTACCCTACGCGAATGTGTCGGGAGGGGTAAGCAACGTGTCGTTCTCGTTTAGAGGGAATACCGTAGTTCGTGAAGCGATAAACTCAGCGTTTTTATATCATGCTATTAAACATGGTATGAATATCGGGATCGTAAATCCAACTATGTTGGAGGTTTACGACGAAATTCCGAAAGATCTTTTAGAACTAGTAGAGGACGTTTTATTCGATAGAAAAGACGATGCGACGGAACGCTTATTAGAATTTTCGGAAACGGTAAAAGGCGATAAGAAAGTCGATGAAGCCAAGGTTTTGGAATGGCGTAGTCATGCATTACAAGATAGAATTACACACGCTTTAGTAAAAGGAATCGATTCCTTTATTATAGAAGATGTAGAGCAAGCCCGACAAGAATCTAAAAAGCCTATAGAGGTTATAGAAGGGCATTTAATGATTGGGATGAACGTGGTTGGAGATTTATTCGGAAGCGGAAAAATGTTCTTACCACAGGTAGTAAAGTCGGCGCGTGTAATGAAAAAAGCTGTCGCTTACTTACAACCTTTTATTGAAGCAGAAAAAGATGGAAAGCAAGAATTTGCTGGAAAAATATTAATGGCCACTGTAAAAGGCGATGTTCACGATATTGGAAAAAATATAGTGAGTGTTGTACTTGGATGTAACAATTACGAAATTGTAGATTTAGGTGTTATGGTGCCGCCAGAAAAAATTATAGAAACGGCTAAAGCCGAAAATGTAGATGCTATTGGTTTAAGCGGATTAATTACACCGTCGTTAGACGAAATGGTGTATTTGTCTAAAGAAATGGAAAAACAAAAATTTACCATTCCGTTACTTATTGGAGGAGCTACAACTTCTCGAGCGCACTCAGCCGTTAAAATTGCACCAAATTATACCCATGTTGTTGTGCATGTAAACGATGCTTCAAGAGCTGTGACCGTGGTAGGGAATTTACTTCAAGAAGATAGTAAGATTTATAAAGAACAGATTCGCGAGGAATACGAAAAGTTCCGTGAACAATTCTTAAAACGCGGAAAGAAGAAGAATTTTGTAACCATAGAAGATGCTCGTAAACGTAAGTTTAAAATCGATTGGAATACCTCAGAAATCACAAAGCCAAAAGACTTAGGTGTTCAAGTGATTCAAGATTTCGACCTTGAAAAACTAGAAGACTTTATAGATTGGAGTCCGTTTTTTAGAAGTTGGGATTTACACGGGAAATATCCAGATATTCTAGAAGATGAAGTTGTAGGGCCACAAGCCAAAGAATTATTTGCAGACGCCAAAATTCTACTAAAACGTGTTCTCGATGAAAAGCTTTTAGGAGCCAAAGCAATTTTTGGTTTATTTCCTGCCAATACAGTAAACGATGACGATATTGAAATCTATGATGAAGATGGCAAAGTAAAAGTAACCTTTCTAACCTTGCGCCAGCAATTAGATAAACGCGAAGGTGTGCCAAATTTTGCTCTTGCAGATTTTATAGCACCTAAAGATTCCGGAGTTCAGGATTATATGGGGTGTTTTTGTGTAAGTACAGGTTTTGGAACAGCCGAATTAGCTAAGCAATTTGAAGCAAACCATGACGATTATAATTCTATCATGATCAAAGCCATTGCCGATCGTTTAGCAGAAGCTTTTGCCGAATACTTGCATAAAGAGATAAGAACAAATCATTGGGGATACGATACAAACGAGCAACTTTCTAATGAAGAATTAATTAAAGAAAGTTATAAAGGTATTCGTCCAGCACCTGGCTATCCAGCATGTCCAGATCATTTAGAGAAGAAAACCATTTGGAAACTTTTAAAAGTAAAAGAAGAAATTGGTGTAGAAATTACAGACAGTTTAGCCATGTGGCCAGCGGCAAGTGTTAGCGGCTATTATTTTGCCAACAAAGAAGCCAAATATTTTGGACTAGGAAAAATTACCCAAGACCAATTGGTAGATTATGCTAAACGTCGCGGTATTAGTAATGAAGTTGCCGAAAAATGGTTGAGTCCGACCTTAGCCGATTAA